One genomic segment of Rhinolophus sinicus isolate RSC01 linkage group LG11, ASM3656204v1, whole genome shotgun sequence includes these proteins:
- the KDM7A gene encoding lysine-specific demethylase 7A translates to MAGAAAAVAAGAAAGAAAAAVSVAAPGRASAAPPPPPVYCVCRQPYDVNRFMIECDICKDWFHGSCVGVEEHHAVDIDLYHCPNCALLHGSSLMKKRRNWHRHDYTEIDDGSKPVQAGTRTFVKELRSRVFPSADEIIIKMHGSQLTQRYLEKHGFEVPIMVSKLDDLGLRLPSPTFSVVDVERYVGGDKVIDVIDVARQADSKMTLHNYVKYFMNPNRPKVLNVISLEFSDTKMSELVEVPDIARKLSWVENYWPDDSVFPKPFVQKYCLMGVQDSYTDFHIDFGGTSVWYHVLWGEKIFYLIKPTDENLALYESWSSSVTQSEVFFGDKVDKCYKCVVKQGHTLFVPTGWIHAVLTSQDCMAFGGNFLHNLNIGMQLRCYEMEKRLKTPDLFKFPFFEAICWFVAKNLLETLKELREDGFQPQTYLVQGVKALHTALKLWMKKELVSEHAFEIPDNVRPGHLIKELSKVIRAIEEENGKPVKSQGIPTVCPVSRSSNEATSPYHSRRKMRKLRDHNVRTPSNLDILELHTREVLRRLEMCPWEEDILSSKLNGKFNKHLQPSSTVPEWRAKDNDLRLLLTNGRIIKDERQPFADQSLYTADSENEEDKRRTKKAKMKIEESSGIEGAENEESQKPLNRFFTSVKSELRNRSSEYSDISDSEDSGPDCTALKNNFTTEESESSGDEKKQEITSNFKEESKVMRNFLQKSQKPSRSEIPIKRECPTSTSTEEEAIQGMLSMAGLHYSTCLQRQVQSTDCSGERNSLQDPSSCHSSNHEFRQPYRYDKAVECGYHVKTEDQDLRSSSWIKQFNTTSRFNLQDLSRGQKCIKKEGSSEMSQKIQSRNSVDSSGSSPQNGKYMQNSSSLSGPCRISNDSGSPERPLAETSFSVPLHPTKRPASNPPPISNQATKGKRPKKGMATAKQRLGKILKLNRNGHARFFV, encoded by the exons TGAAAAAGAGGAGGAACTGGCACAGGCATGACTACACAGAAATTGATGATGGTTCCAAACCAGTACAAGCTGGAACTAGAACTTTCGTGAAGGAATTGCGTTCTCGAGTCTTCCCAAG tGCCGATGAAATCATTATAAAGATGCATGGCAGCCAGCTGACACAGAGATACCTGGAGAAGCATGGATTTGAAGTCCCTATTATGGTCTCCAAGTTAGATGATCTGGGACTCAGGCTCCCTTCACCTACTTTTTCTGTTGTGGATGTGGAACGTTATGTAG GTGGTGACAAAGTGATAGATGTCATTGATGTGGCAAGGCAGGCAGACAGCAAAATGACACTTCACAATTATGTTAAATACTTCATGAATCCTAACAGACCAAAAGTGTTAAATGTGATCAGCCTTGAATTTTCAGATACAAA gatGTCTGAATTGGTGGAGGTCCCTGACATAGCCAGAAAACTTTCCTGGGTGGAAAATTATTGGCCAGATGACTCAGTCTTTCCCAAGCCATTTGTTCAGAAATACTGCTTAATGGGAGTTCAAGACAGCTACACAGATTTCCACATTGACTTTGGTGGAACTTCAGTTTGGTACCATGTCCTCTGG GGTGAGaagattttttatttgataaagcCAACAGATGAAAATTTGGCACTCTATGAATCTTGGAGTTCATCTGTGACCCAGAGTGAGGTGTTCTTTGGCGATAAGGTGGATAAATGCTACAAGTGTGTGGTAAAGCAGGGACATACCTTATTTGTTCCTACAG GGTGGATTCATGCTGTGCTCACTTCTCAGGACTGTATGGCTTTTGGGGGGAACTTTCTGCATAACCTGAACATCGGCATGCAGCTCAG gTGTTATGAGAtggaaaaaaggctgaaaacaccAGATCTTTTCAAATTCCCTTTCTTTGAAGCCATATGTTGGTTTGTAGCCAAAAACTTGCTGGAAACCCTGAAAG AACTGCGAGAAGATGGTTTCCAGCCTCAAACTTACCTAGTACAGGGCGTGAAAGCACTGCATACTGCTTTAAAATTATGGATGAAAAAAGAA CTTGTATCCGAACATGCCTTTGAAATTCCAGACAATGTTAGACCTGGACATCTTATTAAAGAACTTTCTAAAGTAATTCGAGCAATAGAG GAGGAAAACGGCAAACCCGTTAAATCTCAGGGAATTCCTACTGTGTGTCCAGTTTCAAGATCCTCAAATGAAGCAACTTCCCCATACCATTCCCGACGAAAGATGAGGAAACTTCGAGATCATAATGTTCGAACTCCTTCTAACCTAGACATCCTGGAGCTCCACACAAGGGAGGTCCTCCGAAGATTAGAGATGTGTCCATGGGAAGAG GACATCTTGAGCTCTAAACTGAATGGAAAATTCAACAAACATCTCCAGCCATCTTCCACGGTACCTGAATGGAGAGCGAAAGATAATGATCTACGATTACTGCTGACAAATGGGAGAATAATTAA AGATGAAAGACAACCCTTCGCAGATCAGAGTCTTTATACAGCAGATAGTGAAAATGAAGAGGATAAGAGAAGgacaaaaaaggcaaaaatgaagaTAGAAGAGAGTTCAGGAATAGAGGGGGCGGAGAATGAAGAATCTCAAAAACCACTTAACA GGTTTTTTACAAGTGTGAAATCAGAACTCAGGAATCGATCATCAGAATATTCTGATATTTCTGATTCAGAAGACTCTGGACCTGATTGCACTGCACTG aaaaataattttaccactGAAGAGTCTGAAAGTTCAGgtgatgaaaagaaacaagaaataacatCAAACTTTAAGGAGGAGTCTAAGGTGATGAGGAACTTCCTTCAAAAGAGCCAGAAGCCATCTAGAAGTGAAATTCCAATTAAAAG GGAATGTCCTACCTCGACGAGCACAGAGGAAGAAGCTATTCAGGGCATGCTGTCTATGGCAGGGTTGCACTATTCCACATGTTTACAAAGGCAGGTACAAAGCACAGACTGCAGTGGTGAAAGAAACTCTCTCCAGGACCCCAGCAGCTGCCACAGCAGTAACCACGAGTTTAGGCAGCCGTATCGCTATGATAAAGCAGTGGAATGTG GATACCATGTCAAGACTGAAGATCAGGATTTGAGGAGTTCTTCCTGGATTAAACAATTCAATACAACTTCCAGATTTAATCTTCAG GATCTAAGTAGAGGCCAGAAATGCATCAAAAAGGAAGGTTCATCAGAAATGAGTCAGAAAATACAAAGTAGGAATTCTGTGGACAGCAGTGGTTCAAGCCCTCAAAATGGGAAGTATATGCAGAACTCGAGCTCACTTTCGGGGCCGTGCCGGATAAGTAATGACAGTGGAAGCCCAGAAAGGCCGCTTGCTGAAACTTCCTTTTCAGTGCCCCTTCACCCCACCAAGAGACCTGCATCAAATCCCCCGCCGATCAGCAACCAGGCAACAAAAG GTAAACGTCCAAAAAAGGGAATGGCAACAGCCAAACAACGTCTTGGGAAGATCCTTAAGTTGAACAGAAATGGCCATGCACGTTTTTTTGTGTGA